In Vidua macroura isolate BioBank_ID:100142 chromosome 7, ASM2450914v1, whole genome shotgun sequence, a single genomic region encodes these proteins:
- the NDUFB3 gene encoding NADH dehydrogenase [ubiquinone] 1 beta subcomplex subunit 3 — MGHGSDHGHGHDKVELPDYRQWKVEGTPLEEVQRKLARRGLRDPWARNEVWRYQGGFARPITVIEIFTRGLKWGAAAFVIALGIEYSLFPPKKNGGHH, encoded by the exons ATGGGACACGGAAGTGACCACGGCCACGGCCATGACAAAGTGGAACTCCCTGACTACAGGCAGTGGAAGGTGGAGGGGACTCCCCTCGAGGAGGTGCAGAGAAAGCTGGCTAGGCGGGGTCTGAGAGATCCGTGGGCTCG taATGAAGTCTGGAGGTACCAGGGTGGCTTTGCAAGACCTATCACCGTAATAGAAATCTTTACCAGGGGACTCAAGTGGGGAGCTGCAGCTTTTGTCATAGCTCTGGGCATTGAATATTCACTGTTTCCTCCAAAGAAGAATGGAGGCCACCACTGA
- the LOC128809713 gene encoding caspase-10-like, which yields MENDISLKFHQQLFLISENLVTEDVAALKFLCTDLLPLSKLEGVKLAADIFKLLMAQGYLNAKDTFLLAELLYRIKCLSLLEKLGYTKEKVQEHLSEKGRISPYRQMLYELSENITSEMLKKIIFLLKNRLPKGRIILSALDLLTLLEKQGLLTKDNIKILEDVCMTVSPDLLETIDCYKKGKDNKTANFTQGFPELNLELCGEVNNVENESKTMKSYKMDGPHRGFCLIINNVNFSSSQRKGSCKDAEQLERVFTWLGLDVRTYTDLTSGEIINLMETWQHMQDHKDRNCFICCILSHGKSGAICGTDDRPVSIRVLTSHFTAKQCPQLAAKPKLFFIQACQGDKIQHPVNVDTDGPTPDLSSMQERVSLSESIPEEADFLLGMATVDGYVSFRHTEEGSWYIQALCSKLQLLVPRGEDILSILTQVNEDVARRDSPSGTKKQMPQPAYTLRRKFIFPIPMAPPPSEQHQCF from the exons ATGGAGAATGATATCAGCTTGAAGTTCcaccagcagcttttccttatTAGTGAAAATCTGGTGACTGAAGATGTAGCAGCTTTAAAATTTCTCTGTACTGACTTGCTCCCCCTCAGTAAACTAGAAGGTGTGAAGTTAGCAGCAGACATCTTCAAGCTCCTTATGGCTCAAGGATATCTGAATGCAAAAGACACCTTCCTACTAGCTGAACTCTTATATAGAATTAAATGTCTCTCCTTGCTCGAGAAGCTTGGTTACACCAAGGAGAAAGTACAAGAACATCTGAGTGAGAAGGGAAGAATATCTCCATACAG GCAGATGCTGTATGAATTGTCAGAGAACATCACCAGTGAGAtgttgaagaaaataattttcctcctgaaaaatcGTCTTCCAAAGGGACGGATAATTCTT TCTGCTTTGGATTTGCTGACTTTATTGGAAAAGCAGGGCCTTTTAACTAAAGACAATATAAAGATACTGGAGGATGTCTGTATGACCGTTTCACCTGATCTCCTGGAGACAATAGACTGctacaaaaagggaaaag aTAACAAGACAGCTAAttttacacaaggcttccctGAACTAAACCTGGAGCTGTGTGGAGAAGTCAACAATGTAGAAAATGAATCCAAG ACTATGAAAAGCTACAAAATGGATGGGCCACACAGAGGATTTTGTCTCATTATTAATAATGTTAACTTCAGTAGTTCTCAGAGGAAGGGTTCTTGCAAAGATGCTG AGCAACTGGAGAGAGTGTTCACATGGCTTGGTCTGGATGTGAGGACTTACACAGATCTGACATCTGGGGAGATTATAAATCTCATGGAAACTTGGCAGCATATGCAAGATCACAAAGACAGGAACTGTTTTATATGTTGTATTCTATCTCATGGAAAGTCAGGAGCAATCTGTGGGACAGATGACAGACCTGTGTCAATCCGCGTGCTTACGTCCCACTTCACTGCCAAACAATGTCCCCAGCTGGCTGCAAAACCCAAACTCTTCTTTATCCAAGCATGCCAGGGTGACAAGATACAGCATCCTGTCAATGTTGATACTGATGGACCAACTCCTGACTTGTCTTCCATGCAAGAGAGAGTTTCTCTTTCTGAAAGTATTCCCGAAGAGGCTGATTTCCTCCTAGGCATGGCCACAGTGGATGGATATGTCTCTTTCCGGCACACTGAAGAGGGCAGTTGGTATATTCAGGCCCTCTGCAGCAAGCTACAATTGTTGGTACCAAG GGGTGAAGATATTTTGTCAATTCTTACACAAGTTAATGAAGATGTGGCCAGACGTGATAGCCCTTCAGGGACAAAGAAGCAAATGCCCCAGCCAGCATATAccttaagaagaaaatttatattCCCAATACCAATGGCCCCTCCTCCTTCAGAGCAACATCAATGCTTTTAA
- the CFLAR gene encoding CASP8 and FADD-like apoptosis regulator — translation MTRCQVPAFLIHQIQEELDKDEEEMMVFLCRDLAPDLATADLKEILVALNEREKLTPVGLSELLYRVKRFDLLRRILNTEKATVEAHLARSLRLIPDYRVLMVEINENLEKDEVGSLGFLLRDYAPRMKMAKDKSFLALIIDLEKLNLVAPNQLDLIENCFRSIHRIDLIRKIQKYKHEASVSSVHSQPVYVNAHQASLPNFNLIDPPYHSGIQNENIEKLRNGSSLTLGAAEPLRMSIEESGSVSHKMPDDYYRMQSQPLGICLIIDCIGNDTDVLEETFRGLGYDVHCHRYLNMNSMNQKLLEIARWQKHKNYDSFICILVSRGNSQSIFCTDHTFSGFPLEQIKKYFTGDSCPGLLGKPKLFFIQSYVVPENEQECTSLLEVDGNAEIISPKLTIPHAADIFWSHCKVDVSTLEQSPTSSSYYLRCLAELLRNPFKRKLCILAIHMELNKKVYDGNMSADPSQQYSLLLQHTLRKKLFFPT, via the exons ATGACCAGGTGCCAAGTGCCAGCTTTCCTTATTCATCAGATTCAAGAAGAATTGGACAAAGATGAAGAAGAGATGATGGTTTTCCTGTGCCGAGACCTTGCTCCTGACTTGGCCACTGCTGATCTTAAAGAGATCTTGGTGGCTTTGAATGAGAGAGAGAAACTGACTCCTGTTGGCTTGTCTGAGCTGTTGTACAGAGTTAAGAGGTTTGACTTGCTGAGGAGGATCCTGAACACTGAGAAAGCAACAGTGGAAGCTCACCTTGCCAGGAGTCTCAGACTTATACCTGATTACAG GGTACTAATGGTAGAGATAAATGAAAATCTGGAAAAAGATGAAGTGGGTTCTCTTGGTTTTCTACTCAGAGATTATGCACCTCGTATGAAAATGGCAAAAGATAAG AGTTTTTTAGCTCTTATAATTGATCTGGAGAAGCTAAATTTGGTGGCTCCTAATCAACTGGATTTGATAGAAAACTGTTTTCGAAGTATTCACAGGATAGACTTGATTAGGAAGATTCAGAAGTACAAACATGAAG CTTCAGTGTCCTCCGTTCATTCTCAGCCAGTTTATGTAAATGCTCATCAGGCCTCTCTCCCTAATTTCAATCTGATTGATCCTCCTTATCATTCAGGG aTTCAGAATGAGAACATAGAAAAATTACGAAATGGATCAAGTCTTACTCTGG GTGCAGCAGAACCACTTCGCATGTCCATTGAGGAGTCAGGATCAGTGTCACATAAG ATGCCTGATGATTATTACAGAATGCAAAGTCAGCCTTTAGGAATATGCCTGATAATAGATTGTATTGGCAATGACACTG atgtgttggaagagaccttcagaGGCTTAGGCTATGACGTTCATTGTCACAGGTATTTAAATATGAACTCCATGAATCAAAAATTGCTTGAAATTGCAAGGTGGCAGAAGCACAAAAATTATGACAgcttcatttgcatattggtCAGCCGTGGAAACTCTCAGAGCATCTTCTGTACAGACCACACCTTTTCTGGATTCCCTTTGgaacaaataaagaaatactttaCAGGAGACTCATGTCCTGGACTCCTAGGAAAACCGAagcttttttttattcagagCTATGTTGTGCCAGAAAATGAACAAGAATGTACCAGTCTTTTGGAAGTTGATGGGAATGCTGAGATTATCAGTCCTAAACTCACGATTCCCCATGCAGCAGACATCTTTTGGAGTCATTGCAAGGTGGATGTGTCTACACTAGAACAATCCCCAACTTCATCCTCATATTATCTGCGTTGTCTGGCTGAGCTACTCCGTAATCCTTTTAAAAG GAAACTCTGTATATTGGCTATCCATATGGAACTGAACAAAAAAGTTTATGATGGGAATATGAGTGCTGACCCAAGCCAACAATActcactgctgctccagcacacactgaggaagaaactttttttccccacttaa